A region of the Candidatus Atribacteria bacterium genome:
ATAACTATCTTCGTACCATTTATAGGCCATAATATAACTTGAACTAAAAACCATACATAAGCCAATAGCTATCAGTAAAATTACTACGATAAAAAGCCATAAATCGGGAGATTTTTTTTCTATTAACATTTCAAATAGTACCTCATGCTTAAGTTTTTATTTTTAATAAGTTCAATCAGTTAACAGGCAAGTTGCTTACTTATTTACGGTTTTCAT
Encoded here:
- a CDS encoding stage V sporulation protein E, which codes for MLIEKKSPDLWLFIVVILLIAIGLCMVFSSSYIMAYKWYEDSY